The Brassica napus cultivar Da-Ae chromosome C7, Da-Ae, whole genome shotgun sequence genome has a segment encoding these proteins:
- the LOC125590683 gene encoding F-box/LRR-repeat/kelch-repeat protein At1g09650-like has protein sequence MFGRMLKYIELQHGGFSLGFGKDIISSTYKPVSLYNSSEIGLDNATTCEVFDFSANAWRYVTPSAPYRVAPFACPVFVDGSLHWFTDCEETKILSFDLHTETFQVISKAPFPANSHDDDNPYGILLCDLDNRLCDLDNRLCVSHKTDFNQVIWSFNSSNKTWLKIFSIDVVMTSFFYGCPTSSCPFTPLALLDAENKKKDLLFYDREQSRYLLIHDSDAPLFTLTLRAKFLGFLLCYFPSLISF, from the coding sequence ATGTTTGGTCGgatgttaaaatatattgagCTTCAGCACGGAGGCTTTTCGCTTGGATTCGGTAAAGACATCATATCCTCCACTTACAAGCCTGTTTCGCTATACAACTCTTCAGAAATAGGCCTTGACAACGCTACCACATGCGAAGTTTTCGACTTTAGCGCCAATGCTTGGAGGTATGTTACTCCCTCTGCTCCTTATCGGGTTGCTCCGTTCGCCTGTCCCGTCTTTGTAGATGGTTCGCTTCATTGGTTCACAGATTGCGAGGAAAccaaaattttatcttttgatcttcaCACCGAGACTTTTCAAGTCATCTCTAAAGCTCCCTTTCCCGCCAATTCACATGATGATGATAATCCTTACGGGATCCTCTTGTGCGACCTCGACAACCGCTTGTGCGACCTCGACAACCGCTTGTGCGTATCACACAAGACTGATTTCAACCAAGTGATATGGTCCTTCAATTCAAGCAACAAGACATGGCTCAAAATTTTCTCCATCGATGTGGTTATGACTTCTTTTTTCTATGGTTGCCCAACATCAAGTTGCCCCTTCACTCCACTAGCACTTTTGGATGCCGAGAATAAGAAGAAGGATTTGCTCTTTTATGACCGTGAGCAAAGTCGTTATCTGTTGATACATGACTCCGATGCCCCACTATTCACTCTTACTTTGAGGGCTAAATTCCTTGGATTTCTTCTTTGTTATTTCCCCAGTTTAatctctttttga